In the genome of Rhipicephalus microplus isolate Deutch F79 unplaced genomic scaffold, USDA_Rmic scaffold_21, whole genome shotgun sequence, one region contains:
- the LOC142785400 gene encoding hemoglobin subunit beta-1-like, whose protein sequence is MGNAARKTGELPDTVSGLTENEKNLIKNTWRAFCSNNRECGVLLFLSQFVRHPEYLPMFRNFRANNVAGLKDVPAFRAHGCAVGYHLTSMVDNILDPATFEVLVRRNATEHLQRQSVWPSHFEVMGEIVINVLQAKEERLMTPAAINAWRKFLSGSISRLERWK, encoded by the coding sequence ATGGGCAATGCGGCGCGCAAGACGGGCGAGCTGCCAGACACGGTATCGGGCTTGACGGAGAACGAGAAGAATCTGATCAAGAACACTTGGCGCGCCTTCTGCAGCAACAACCGCGAGTGCGGCGTCCTCCTCTTCCTCTCGCAGTTCGTGAGGCACCCCGAGTACCTGCCCATGTTCCGCAACTTCCGCGCCAACAACGTGGCGGGGCTCAAGGACGTCCCGGCGTTCAGGGCGCACGGCTGCGCCGTCGGCTACCACCTGACGTCCATGGTGGACAACATCCTCGACCCGGCCACCTTCGAGGTGCTTGTACGCCGCAATGCGACCGAGCATCTTCAGCGCCAGAGCGTCTGGCCTAGCCACTTCGAGGTGATGGGCGAGATCGTAATAAATGTTCTCCAGGCTAAAGAAGAACGCCTGATGACGCCCGCTGCAATTAATGCTTGGAGGAAATTCTTGTCGGGGAGCATTTCGAGGCTAGAACGATGGAAGTGA